The bacterium nucleotide sequence TCATCTGCCTGGCCGGGGCTGGAGCATCGCATCGGAGAATGGTTTGACGCTCATCCTCAGTGCGGGACACTGGCCGCGCCAGTTCTCCTTGTCCCTGGCGGTGAGCAGTGCAAGAACGATTTTGAATACCATAAGGTAATAGCACGAAATATGCGTATTACCAAACTGGACCGGCATTCCTTTGTGATCATCATCGGTGGAGGTGCGGTCCTGGATGCCGCAGGATTTGTCGCTTCGATTACCCACCGCGGTATCCGGCATATCCGGATACCGACAACCGTGTTATCCCAGAATGACTCTGGGGTTGGAATCAAAAATGGTATCAATCTCTATGGGGCAAAAAATTATTTTGGCACCTTCACGCCTCCGTACGGAGTGATCAATGATTTCGATTTCCTGAAAACCCTTACCCTGCGCGATTGGCTTGCCGGCATAGCCGAGGCCTTCAAGGTGGCCATTATCAAGGATCGCTCTTTTCTTCTCGATCTGGTCAAATCAGCCCCCAGATTACGCTCCCGCGATGAACAGGCCATGGAAAAGCTCATTTTCCGCTGTGCCCGATTGCACGCCGGGCATATTGCCGAAGGCGGCGATCCTTTCGAGTATGGATCGGCCCGTCCGCTGGATTTTGGTCACTGGAGCGGACATTACCTCGAAGTCCTGACCGATTACTCCCTGCGGCATGGTGAGGCGATCGCCATAGGAATAGCCCTTGACCTGATCATTGCCCGAAACCGAGGGCTCATCAGCCGGGAAGAGTTCGATCTGGTCATCAAGGGCCTTGCAGATTGCGGGCTTACCCTCTGGCATCCGCTGCTTGAGAAAAGGGAGGGGCCTGAAAATTCTCTGTGTATTTTCAAGGGCCTGGAGGAATTCCGCCAGCACCTTGGAGGGAAACTCACCGTAGCCATGCCAGACCATCTTGGGAGTCTGAATCTGGTTACCAGCATTTCATATGAGGAAGTTGAGCAGGCGGTCAGGGAGATGAAAGAAACCCTGGCAACAGGAATTGAGAGGGAGCCGGGAGGTTCACGGGAGAATGAAACTCGCACAATATCATAACCATATCATGTACTGTCTCAACATCCATCCTGGTGAATGCTGGTCTGAAAACCTTGAGGCCATCTGCCGGTATAGCCTGAAGGTTAAGGAGAAAGTCTGCCCCACGGCACCCTTTGCCCTGGGATTGCGGCTCTCTGCCTGCGCCTGTCAGGAACTTGGGCCGGAGCTTGAGAGATTCAGGGCTTTTCTCAATGAAAACAGCCTTTATGTAGTATCTCTCAACGGCTTTCCCTATGGCCGGTTTCATGGCCGGAGAATCAAAGAGGAAGTTTACCTGCCGGATTGGTCCTCTCCATTGAGAGT carries:
- a CDS encoding 3-dehydroquinate synthase — its product is MTKKIKQKITVEFNYDICFTRNLFAPENQVLEEMLGQAQARILVFLDSGVSSAWPGLEHRIGEWFDAHPQCGTLAAPVLLVPGGEQCKNDFEYHKVIARNMRITKLDRHSFVIIIGGGAVLDAAGFVASITHRGIRHIRIPTTVLSQNDSGVGIKNGINLYGAKNYFGTFTPPYGVINDFDFLKTLTLRDWLAGIAEAFKVAIIKDRSFLLDLVKSAPRLRSRDEQAMEKLIFRCARLHAGHIAEGGDPFEYGSARPLDFGHWSGHYLEVLTDYSLRHGEAIAIGIALDLIIARNRGLISREEFDLVIKGLADCGLTLWHPLLEKREGPENSLCIFKGLEEFRQHLGGKLTVAMPDHLGSLNLVTSISYEEVEQAVREMKETLATGIEREPGGSRENETRTIS